Proteins from one Ornithobacterium rhinotracheale genomic window:
- the gyrB gene encoding DNA topoisomerase (ATP-hydrolyzing) subunit B, which produces MSENQKQYTADSIQSLEGMEHVRLRPSMYIGDVGKRGLHHLVYEVVDNSIDEALAGYCSMIDVIIHEGESITVKDNGRGIPVDFHKKEGKSALEVVMTKIGAGGKFDKDSYKVSGGLHGVGVSCVNALSNKLTATVYRNGKIYQQEYARGKALGDVQEIGETDQTGTTVTFLPDDSIFNQTEYSFETLAARLRELSFLNRGISITLTDERVKDENGNYLSELFHSEGGLKEFVEFIDENREPLMQKVIFMEGEIDDVPVEVAMRYNTSFNENLHSYVNNINTHEGGTHLTGFRRALTRTLKKYADEKMSAKEKDKISITGDDFREGLTAVVSVKVMEPQFEGQTKTKLGNSEVSGAVDKIVSEMLTNYLEENPSEAQIIVDKVVLAAKARQAAKKAREMVQRKSPMGGSGLPGKLADCSSKDPYESEIFLVEGDSAGGTAKQGRDRHFQAILPLRGKILNVEKAMQHKVFENEEIKNIFTALGVTIGTEEDAKALNTEKLRYHKIVIMTDADVDGSHIATLILTFFFRYMKELIENGNIYIATPPLYLLKKGKQEIYAWGDKEREEIQRQLSPDGTGRGVSVQRYKGLGEMNAEQLWDTTMNPEHRKLRQVNIENASEADRIFSMLMGDDVPPRREFIEKNAVYANIDA; this is translated from the coding sequence ATGAGCGAAAATCAAAAACAATATACCGCCGATAGTATTCAGTCGCTAGAAGGTATGGAGCACGTACGTTTGCGCCCCTCTATGTACATTGGAGATGTAGGAAAACGCGGTTTGCACCACTTGGTGTATGAGGTGGTAGACAACTCTATAGACGAAGCGCTGGCTGGCTATTGTAGTATGATTGATGTGATCATTCACGAAGGCGAATCCATTACCGTAAAAGACAACGGGCGTGGTATCCCAGTAGATTTTCACAAAAAAGAAGGTAAATCTGCCCTTGAGGTTGTAATGACCAAAATCGGTGCAGGTGGAAAATTCGATAAAGATTCATATAAAGTTTCTGGGGGATTGCACGGTGTGGGTGTTTCGTGTGTGAACGCGCTTTCTAATAAACTTACCGCAACCGTATACAGAAACGGAAAAATATACCAACAAGAATATGCGCGAGGTAAAGCCTTGGGCGATGTGCAAGAAATCGGCGAAACCGACCAAACTGGGACTACCGTAACTTTCTTGCCAGATGATTCTATCTTTAACCAAACAGAATATAGTTTTGAAACGCTTGCAGCGCGTTTAAGAGAACTTTCGTTCTTGAACCGAGGAATCAGCATCACACTTACCGATGAGCGTGTAAAAGACGAAAACGGAAATTATCTTTCGGAGCTTTTCCATTCAGAAGGTGGATTGAAGGAATTTGTGGAATTCATCGACGAAAATCGCGAACCTTTGATGCAAAAAGTAATCTTTATGGAAGGCGAAATCGATGATGTTCCCGTAGAGGTAGCAATGCGCTACAACACTTCGTTCAATGAGAATTTGCATTCTTATGTAAACAACATCAACACCCACGAAGGAGGTACGCACCTTACAGGATTCCGTCGTGCATTGACTCGTACGCTAAAAAAATATGCCGACGAGAAAATGTCTGCCAAAGAAAAAGATAAAATCTCGATTACGGGAGACGACTTTAGAGAAGGGCTCACTGCCGTGGTTTCTGTAAAAGTAATGGAACCACAATTTGAGGGACAAACTAAAACTAAATTAGGAAATTCTGAAGTGAGCGGTGCGGTGGATAAAATCGTGAGCGAAATGCTTACCAATTATCTAGAAGAAAACCCATCGGAGGCACAAATCATCGTGGATAAAGTTGTTTTGGCAGCCAAAGCACGCCAAGCAGCTAAAAAAGCGAGAGAAATGGTACAGCGCAAGAGCCCAATGGGCGGTAGCGGCTTGCCAGGAAAACTTGCCGATTGTTCTTCTAAAGACCCGTACGAATCAGAAATATTCCTTGTGGAGGGAGACTCTGCGGGCGGAACGGCTAAACAAGGGCGCGATCGTCATTTCCAAGCGATTTTACCATTGAGAGGTAAAATCCTGAATGTGGAAAAAGCCATGCAGCACAAAGTGTTTGAGAACGAGGAAATCAAAAACATTTTTACTGCACTGGGCGTTACCATAGGTACCGAAGAAGATGCCAAGGCACTAAACACCGAGAAATTGCGTTATCATAAAATCGTGATTATGACCGATGCCGATGTCGATGGTAGCCACATTGCCACTTTGATTCTTACTTTCTTCTTCCGCTATATGAAGGAGCTTATCGAGAACGGAAACATTTATATCGCTACGCCACCACTTTATTTATTAAAGAAAGGGAAACAAGAAATTTACGCTTGGGGCGACAAAGAGCGCGAAGAAATTCAACGCCAACTGTCTCCAGATGGAACGGGTCGTGGCGTGAGCGTTCAGCGATACAAAGGTTTGGGTGAGATGAATGCCGAGCAGCTTTGGGATACTACCATGAATCCAGAGCACAGAAAGCTCCGTCAAGTAAACATCGAAAACGCATCTGAGGCAGACAGAATCTTCTCTATGCTTATGGGCGACGATGTGCCACCACGCCGAGAATTTATCGAGAAAAATGCAGTTTACGCAAATATTGATGCGTAA
- a CDS encoding DUF2797 domain-containing protein, which produces MNFTGVLKKMLVENAQPIRYYLNLGQDFIDMNQMIGKKLDFTHISNECKGCGMDKPIFRMGFCKNCFFTVPEANPNILKPELSTAHLGVEQRDLEWEKKFELQPHVVYLALSGGLKVGVTRKVQIPTRWIDQGASQTVIFAETNNRYEAGQIEVLLKNYMSDKTHWQRMLKNENPEIDLIAEKHRVQSYLSEDLAPFYCPKDEIYEFQYPLDFQLNKIKSTNFQKSPEISGVLAGIKGQYLIFEDQQVLNIRAQEGHVVSLNIQ; this is translated from the coding sequence ATGAATTTTACGGGAGTGCTCAAAAAAATGCTGGTAGAAAACGCCCAGCCCATTCGTTATTATCTCAATCTGGGGCAAGATTTCATTGATATGAATCAAATGATTGGGAAAAAATTGGATTTCACCCATATTTCAAACGAATGCAAAGGCTGCGGGATGGATAAGCCCATCTTCCGCATGGGATTCTGTAAAAATTGTTTTTTCACTGTGCCCGAAGCCAATCCCAATATCTTAAAACCTGAATTGTCTACGGCACATTTGGGCGTGGAGCAGCGCGATTTGGAGTGGGAAAAAAAGTTTGAACTTCAGCCACATGTGGTGTATTTGGCACTTTCGGGCGGACTGAAAGTGGGCGTAACACGCAAAGTGCAAATTCCTACCCGCTGGATAGACCAAGGGGCGAGCCAAACCGTGATTTTTGCCGAAACCAATAATCGTTACGAGGCGGGACAAATTGAGGTGTTGCTCAAAAACTACATGTCAGACAAGACGCACTGGCAGCGCATGCTTAAAAACGAAAATCCCGAAATTGATTTAATCGCCGAAAAACATCGCGTGCAATCTTATTTGTCCGAAGATTTAGCGCCATTTTATTGTCCCAAAGACGAAATTTACGAATTTCAGTATCCCCTAGATTTTCAATTAAATAAGATAAAATCGACCAATTTTCAGAAATCACCAGAGATTTCAGGCGTGCTGGCAGGCATCAAAGGGCAATATTTGATTTTTGAAGACCAGCAAGTTTTAAACATTCGTGCGCAAGAAGGTCATGTGGTATCGCTTAATATTCAATAA
- a CDS encoding Gfo/Idh/MocA family protein → MGIRLGFIGMGRRGLRHLAMLCDRADVAIVAIAEPLPKQNALAQTILAKKFHNPTFYDKNPQDYQRMIEQESLDAVLIYTPWKEHLAQSRFAMQHGVRVGVEVSGAESLEECWAFVEAYEQTQTPIMLLENCCYRRDVLAIAQMIQKGIFGELVYLKGGYQHDIRSVLFDEKMNFGEKTQGESNWRTQEYVERNADIYPTHGLGPMAIFNDINTGNRITQVSTVATKSVGMKNYCQKEIDFKLGDVIITQMQCERGEVMQLTHDTSLPRPFNLGLMVQGSKGIWQEYYRGDLSDGQIYLEKNKATSPLEKRWQSPKKYLQKNDSQIWVKFRKKITKFGRYAIDYIMLNDFIERIQQDKDFRIDVYDLATWKAITPLSEQSIQANGKMIEMPDFTKGKYINRKNKFKNYE, encoded by the coding sequence ATGGGCATTCGGCTAGGTTTTATAGGGATGGGAAGGCGTGGATTGCGCCATTTGGCTATGTTGTGCGATCGTGCAGATGTTGCGATAGTTGCCATTGCTGAGCCCTTGCCTAAGCAAAATGCTTTAGCGCAAACAATTCTAGCTAAAAAATTTCATAATCCCACTTTTTACGATAAAAATCCGCAAGATTATCAGCGCATGATTGAGCAGGAATCACTCGATGCAGTATTGATTTATACCCCTTGGAAAGAGCATTTAGCCCAAAGCCGATTTGCCATGCAGCACGGTGTGCGCGTAGGCGTAGAAGTGAGCGGCGCTGAGTCGCTAGAAGAGTGCTGGGCGTTTGTAGAAGCCTATGAGCAGACGCAGACTCCAATTATGCTCCTTGAGAATTGCTGTTATCGAAGAGATGTTTTGGCGATTGCACAAATGATTCAAAAAGGGATTTTTGGTGAATTGGTTTATTTAAAAGGTGGCTATCAGCACGATATACGCAGTGTACTTTTTGATGAAAAAATGAATTTTGGCGAGAAAACGCAAGGCGAAAGTAATTGGCGCACACAAGAGTATGTAGAGCGCAATGCCGATATTTATCCTACGCATGGGCTAGGGCCTATGGCGATTTTCAACGATATCAATACGGGAAATAGAATCACACAAGTGAGCACTGTGGCTACAAAATCTGTGGGGATGAAGAATTATTGCCAAAAAGAGATTGATTTCAAATTAGGCGATGTCATCATCACGCAAATGCAGTGCGAGCGAGGAGAAGTGATGCAGCTCACACACGACACATCGTTGCCAAGACCATTTAATTTAGGGCTTATGGTTCAGGGAAGTAAAGGAATTTGGCAAGAATATTATCGTGGCGATTTATCCGATGGACAAATTTATTTGGAAAAAAATAAAGCTACTTCGCCCCTAGAAAAGCGATGGCAGAGCCCCAAGAAATATTTACAAAAAAATGATAGCCAGATTTGGGTGAAGTTTCGCAAAAAAATCACTAAATTTGGGAGATATGCTATAGATTACATTATGCTAAATGATTTTATCGAGCGAATTCAGCAAGACAAAGATTTCCGAATTGATGTCTATGATCTCGCAACTTGGAAGGCGATTACGCCACTTTCTGAACAATCGATACAAGCCAATGGCAAAATGATAGAAATGCCTGATTTTACAAAAGGAAAATATATAAATAGAAAAAATAAATTTAAGAATTATGAGTGA
- a CDS encoding HTTM domain-containing protein, with translation MNYLFERVDNTKLVFFRILFGFLMMLECWGAIATGWVEKTFVNVDYTFNFIGFEWTHFLLGEPMYFIYGLMGFLGFMVMIGASYRVSSVLLFLLWTLTYFMQKSNYNNHYYFLVWISFFMAIVPAHQFYSVDASLNTKISSNSTPRWTILIFQIQLAILYFFAAVAKLYPGWLDNHYLPLRLEQSAQWFLHTEHFKFMAKFLRNPDLAPLLAYGGIAFDFLFVPLLMFKPTRKLAFFAALIFHLFNSVTLHVGIFPYLALAMSLFFFDTKTLKKEIFPFKSRAMISDDLFEKKSRRPIVLYAFVGLTLLQIYLPLRHWLIPDDVLWTEEGHRMAWRMMLRTKSGEINFETHLPNGKIVQENLYEFLRPHQINGVQTKPDFIWQYAQELKKRYQAQGIEDVKIYAKNSCVSVNGGPCHPFVDPKVDLAHTKWSYFGHQTFILPSPKDYYH, from the coding sequence ATGAATTATTTGTTTGAAAGAGTAGACAACACCAAACTCGTTTTTTTTAGAATCCTTTTTGGCTTTTTGATGATGCTTGAATGCTGGGGCGCCATTGCCACGGGCTGGGTAGAGAAAACCTTTGTAAATGTGGATTATACATTCAATTTTATCGGATTTGAATGGACGCATTTTTTGCTCGGCGAGCCGATGTATTTCATTTATGGGCTCATGGGCTTTTTGGGCTTTATGGTGATGATTGGAGCTTCTTATCGAGTGTCGTCGGTATTGCTTTTTTTGCTATGGACGCTCACCTACTTTATGCAAAAATCCAATTACAACAATCATTATTATTTTTTGGTGTGGATTAGCTTTTTTATGGCCATTGTTCCTGCGCATCAATTTTACTCGGTAGATGCGAGTTTAAATACCAAAATTTCATCGAATTCCACGCCACGCTGGACCATTTTGATTTTCCAGATACAATTGGCGATTTTATACTTTTTTGCTGCGGTAGCCAAACTTTACCCTGGCTGGCTCGATAATCATTATTTGCCGTTGCGTTTGGAGCAGTCGGCGCAGTGGTTTTTGCACACCGAGCATTTTAAATTTATGGCTAAATTCTTGCGAAATCCCGATTTAGCACCACTTTTAGCCTACGGCGGAATCGCATTTGATTTCCTTTTTGTGCCGCTTTTAATGTTTAAACCTACCAGAAAATTAGCCTTTTTTGCTGCGTTGATTTTTCACCTATTTAATTCAGTTACGCTGCATGTGGGCATATTCCCATATTTGGCATTGGCCATGTCGCTTTTCTTCTTTGATACCAAAACATTGAAAAAAGAGATTTTCCCATTCAAATCCCGAGCGATGATTTCAGATGATTTGTTTGAGAAAAAGTCACGCCGCCCGATTGTGCTTTATGCATTTGTGGGGCTTACTTTGTTGCAAATTTATTTGCCGTTGCGACACTGGTTGATCCCCGATGATGTGCTGTGGACAGAAGAAGGGCACCGCATGGCATGGCGTATGATGCTGCGCACTAAATCAGGCGAAATCAATTTTGAAACCCATTTGCCAAATGGTAAAATCGTACAGGAAAATTTGTATGAATTTCTGCGTCCGCACCAGATTAATGGTGTGCAGACCAAGCCCGATTTTATTTGGCAATATGCGCAGGAGCTTAAAAAAAGATACCAAGCGCAAGGCATAGAAGATGTTAAGATTTATGCTAAAAATTCTTGCGTAAGCGTAAACGGCGGCCCATGTCACCCGTTTGTGGACCCCAAAGTGGATTTGGCGCATACCAAGTGGAGCTATTTTGGGCATCAAACCTTTATTTTGCCTTCGCCAAAAGATTATTATCACTAA
- a CDS encoding phosphotransferase enzyme family protein, whose product MEEIVKKFFGKDADFGLQKNEMGHINTTYVLRDAQGAYVLQKFNTNIFEQPEVIVENMLKLADHLEAKNYPHAILRPRKTVRGEYLVEAENGVWRVIPFIENTQCIETVESPEQAYEVAKFIGEFHSYVCDLDVEGLKEPIPGFINFAKRMQDYEQSLNNATPNRKELALEAITIVEELKEIPKKWLEITSQDGFPKRLIHADPKISNILLSADDKNKPVAVIDLDTLMPGTILYDFGDMVRSYTNTRDEDDPTPNNFSKENYEAIKKGFLENLKDKLTPQELENFDLAGATVVYIQAVRFLTDFLNGDVYYAVKRENHNLDRTMNQLNLLKGILDATHVV is encoded by the coding sequence ATGGAAGAAATAGTAAAAAAGTTTTTTGGTAAAGACGCCGATTTCGGATTGCAAAAAAATGAGATGGGGCACATCAATACCACTTATGTTTTGCGTGATGCCCAAGGTGCCTATGTACTTCAAAAATTCAATACCAATATATTTGAGCAGCCAGAGGTAATCGTGGAAAATATGCTAAAACTAGCCGACCACCTAGAAGCTAAAAACTACCCCCACGCTATCCTAAGACCTAGAAAAACCGTGCGCGGAGAGTACCTAGTAGAGGCAGAAAACGGCGTATGGCGTGTAATCCCTTTTATCGAAAATACGCAATGCATCGAAACGGTAGAGAGCCCAGAGCAGGCCTATGAGGTAGCAAAATTTATTGGAGAGTTTCATTCTTATGTTTGCGATTTGGATGTGGAAGGTTTAAAAGAGCCAATTCCAGGGTTCATCAATTTTGCCAAAAGAATGCAAGATTATGAGCAATCGCTTAACAATGCAACGCCAAACAGAAAAGAGCTGGCACTTGAGGCAATTACCATTGTAGAAGAGCTGAAAGAAATTCCTAAAAAATGGTTGGAAATCACTTCGCAAGACGGGTTCCCTAAACGCTTGATTCACGCCGATCCAAAAATTAGTAACATTCTTTTGAGTGCAGACGACAAAAACAAGCCTGTGGCGGTAATCGATTTGGATACGCTTATGCCAGGCACTATCTTGTATGATTTTGGAGATATGGTGCGCTCATACACCAATACGCGCGATGAGGACGACCCAACGCCAAATAACTTTTCAAAAGAAAACTACGAAGCCATTAAAAAAGGATTCTTGGAAAACTTAAAAGATAAGTTGACCCCGCAGGAATTAGAAAACTTTGATTTGGCAGGCGCCACAGTGGTTTACATACAAGCCGTGCGCTTCTTAACCGATTTCCTAAACGGAGATGTATACTACGCCGTGAAGCGCGAAAACCACAATTTAGATAGAACGATGAACCAGCTAAATCTATTAAAAGGAATTTTAGACGCAACACATGTCGTTTAA
- the nagB gene encoding glucosamine-6-phosphate deaminase — protein sequence MKNILEENPSLKKNKVILKQAKDALELSQFTREERIPVEIFDTALEGSKVAAREIADLIKEKQAAGQKCVLGLATGSSPIATYDELIRMHKEEGLSFKNVITFNLDEYYPMQADAPQSYHRFMHEHLFNHVDIDPANVHIPDGSVSVEKLAESCHAYEKLIDEAGGIDLQLLGIGRTGHIGFNEPGSHMNTYTRLVSLDELTIRDAAKDFGGINNVPKGAITMGVGSIFKARKIILLAWGDKKASIVKKAVEGKVVDEVPASYLQRHENAKYIVDFDAAGDLTRVKTPWKVGTCNWTPSLVKRAVVQLCIDTGKPILKLTNKDYTDHNLNELVVTYGSAYNVNLQVFNDLQNTITGWPGGKPNADETKRPERKDPAQKRVIVFSPHPDDDVISMGGTLRRLVEQGHDVHVAYQVSGNIAVADYELLRPMLLMKNYLEENGDTSSETYKNLTQYLSELDETENFKAITPQILHLKGLLREEEAKSACRHVGVKEGNAHFLRLPFYETGKVKKNDLSQKDVDIVKEFLRSIKPHQIFAAGDLMDPHGTHKVCLEAIFLALDEIKADGDEWLKDCWVWMYRGAWQEWPINEIEMAVPMSPSELRQKRNAILRHQSQMEAAPFMGTDSRLFWQRAEDRNRETADLYNKLGLAEYEAMEGFVRYIP from the coding sequence ATGAAAAACATATTAGAAGAAAATCCATCACTTAAGAAAAACAAAGTGATTTTAAAACAAGCAAAAGACGCTTTAGAACTCTCTCAATTCACTAGAGAGGAGAGAATTCCAGTTGAAATTTTTGACACCGCTCTCGAAGGTTCAAAAGTGGCAGCTAGAGAAATCGCCGATTTAATTAAAGAAAAACAAGCCGCTGGCCAAAAATGCGTACTTGGTTTAGCAACTGGTAGTAGCCCTATTGCAACTTATGACGAGCTCATCAGAATGCACAAAGAAGAAGGACTTAGCTTCAAAAATGTGATTACTTTCAACCTTGATGAGTATTACCCAATGCAAGCCGATGCGCCACAATCATATCATCGATTCATGCATGAACATCTATTCAACCATGTAGATATCGACCCTGCCAATGTTCACATTCCAGATGGAAGTGTGTCCGTAGAAAAATTAGCTGAAAGTTGCCATGCCTACGAAAAATTAATCGACGAAGCTGGCGGAATCGATTTACAACTTTTAGGTATCGGTAGAACTGGACACATCGGATTCAACGAGCCAGGTTCTCACATGAATACCTACACTCGTTTAGTTTCTCTTGATGAATTAACCATCAGAGATGCTGCTAAAGATTTTGGCGGAATCAACAATGTTCCCAAAGGAGCTATCACTATGGGAGTTGGCTCTATCTTTAAAGCTAGAAAAATTATTCTTTTAGCTTGGGGAGACAAAAAAGCAAGCATCGTGAAAAAAGCGGTGGAAGGAAAAGTGGTAGACGAAGTTCCTGCTAGCTACTTGCAAAGACATGAAAACGCTAAATACATTGTAGATTTTGACGCTGCAGGCGACCTTACAAGGGTAAAAACACCTTGGAAAGTGGGTACTTGCAACTGGACTCCAAGTTTGGTAAAACGCGCAGTGGTTCAATTGTGTATTGATACTGGAAAACCAATTTTAAAACTTACCAATAAAGATTATACAGACCATAACTTAAACGAACTTGTTGTTACTTACGGTTCTGCATATAATGTAAACCTTCAAGTATTCAACGATTTACAAAACACCATCACAGGATGGCCAGGTGGAAAACCAAACGCTGACGAGACTAAACGCCCTGAGCGTAAAGACCCAGCACAAAAACGAGTAATCGTATTTAGCCCGCACCCAGATGATGATGTGATTTCAATGGGTGGTACTTTAAGAAGATTGGTAGAGCAAGGGCACGATGTGCATGTGGCATACCAAGTTTCTGGAAACATTGCCGTGGCTGATTATGAACTGCTCCGCCCAATGCTTTTAATGAAAAACTATTTAGAAGAAAACGGCGACACTTCATCTGAAACTTACAAAAACTTAACTCAATATTTGAGCGAGCTTGATGAAACTGAAAACTTCAAAGCCATCACTCCACAAATTTTACATTTGAAAGGATTATTGAGAGAAGAAGAAGCTAAATCTGCCTGCCGCCATGTCGGTGTGAAAGAAGGAAATGCTCACTTCTTGCGCCTACCTTTCTACGAAACAGGTAAAGTTAAAAAGAACGACCTTAGCCAAAAAGATGTGGACATCGTAAAAGAATTTTTACGCTCAATCAAGCCACACCAAATCTTTGCCGCAGGCGACTTGATGGACCCTCACGGAACACACAAAGTATGTCTAGAAGCTATCTTCTTGGCGCTTGACGAAATCAAAGCAGACGGCGACGAATGGCTAAAAGACTGCTGGGTATGGATGTACCGTGGCGCATGGCAAGAATGGCCAATCAACGAGATTGAAATGGCTGTACCAATGTCTCCAAGTGAATTAAGACAAAAACGAAATGCCATCTTGAGACACCAATCTCAAATGGAAGCAGCTCCATTTATGGGAACAGACTCTCGCCTATTCTGGCAACGCGCCGAAGATAGAAACCGTGAGACTGCAGACCTTTACAACAAATTGGGCTTAGCAGAATACGAAGCAATGGAAGGTTTTGTGAGATACATTCCATAA
- a CDS encoding NDP-sugar synthase has product MSDTMTLMVLAGGLGSRYKGQKQVDPVGDNGECLMEFGLYDAINNGVNHVVFIINDQLSEEIKEHLRKPLDERGIKVDFVLQAMPKAVPEKYADLVPLRQKPWGTAHAVLMAKDVVKQPFVVMNADDYYGANTFELAHELVKAGKIDAKNYGMVAFELEKTLSDNGTVSRGVCEVEDGKLKKVTEILKIIKKDNGEIVNEADQPEKVDLQPKSKVSMNFWILDHTIFPSLQEGFEEFLSTIENKEKQEYFIPLYIDNQIQKGELNVWVEQSKEDWFGMTYPEDKQLVVDDLKQKTQDGKYNSPLWKK; this is encoded by the coding sequence ATGAGTGATACAATGACTTTAATGGTGTTAGCCGGTGGACTAGGAAGCCGCTACAAAGGACAAAAGCAAGTAGATCCCGTAGGCGACAACGGTGAATGCCTTATGGAGTTTGGCTTATACGATGCGATAAATAATGGTGTGAATCATGTGGTTTTCATCATCAACGATCAATTGTCAGAAGAAATCAAAGAACATTTGAGAAAACCGCTAGACGAGCGTGGAATCAAAGTAGATTTTGTGCTTCAAGCAATGCCTAAGGCGGTGCCAGAAAAATATGCTGATTTAGTGCCTTTGCGCCAAAAACCTTGGGGAACTGCACACGCAGTGCTTATGGCTAAAGATGTGGTGAAACAGCCATTTGTTGTGATGAACGCAGACGACTATTACGGAGCGAATACTTTTGAATTGGCGCACGAATTAGTAAAAGCTGGAAAAATCGATGCTAAAAACTACGGAATGGTAGCATTTGAGCTTGAAAAAACTTTGAGCGACAACGGTACTGTATCTCGTGGAGTGTGTGAAGTGGAAGATGGTAAACTTAAAAAAGTAACCGAAATCCTAAAAATCATCAAAAAAGACAATGGTGAAATCGTAAACGAAGCAGATCAGCCAGAAAAAGTAGATTTACAACCAAAATCTAAAGTGTCTATGAATTTCTGGATTCTAGACCACACAATTTTTCCAAGTTTGCAAGAAGGTTTCGAAGAGTTCTTAAGCACTATCGAAAACAAAGAAAAACAAGAATACTTTATACCTTTATATATAGATAACCAAATCCAAAAAGGGGAATTAAATGTTTGGGTAGAGCAAAGTAAAGAAGACTGGTTTGGGATGACTTATCCAGAAGATAAACAGCTGGTAGTAGATGATTTGAAACAAAAGACTCAAGACGGAAAATATAATAGTCCACTTTGGAAAAAATAA